TCGATCCTGCCTCATTTTTTCTCTTGTTTCTCAGTGGCGTAATCGGCATCGGATTCGGAGATACCGCCTATTTCAAAGCGCTCAACTGTATCGGGGCACGACGCACTTTATTGTTTGAAACCCTCGCCCCGCCCCTCTCTGCGATTCTTGCCTTGATCTTTCTTCAGGAACGTTTATCTGTCTCAGCCTGGCTCGGAATCGGACTGACGATCGCTGGGGTTGTTTGGGTGATTTTGGAACGGGTTTCGGACAGGCATGAGAACTTTCGCCCCCTACAAGGAAGTTTGTACGGACTGCTTGCGGCGATCGGGCAAGCGGCGGGTGCAGTGCTATCGAGATCTGCGCTGATTCATACCGATATCGATTCTCTATGGAGTACATTGATTCGATTAATCGGAGGCACGATCGCGCTGTTGATCTGGATACTCCTACAGCGCCAAATCAGCGAAACGATCAAACCCCTGAAAGATCGCCGTTTGCTTGCGGTAATTGCCGGAACTGCTTTTATCAGCACCTATCTCGGTATCTGGCTCCAGCAAACCTCGCTGAAATTTGCCACCACGGGGATTGCTCAAGCACTCAGCAGTACCAGTCCCCTGTTTGTTCTTCCTATTAGTTGGGCAATGGGTGATCGGATCAGTCTGCGATCGTTTTTCGGCGTTCTCATTTCTCTTTTGGGAGTGGCTTTATTATTCCATCGCTAGTAATGTATAGAACTTCTCCACAGTTAACCCAATTATTAAAGTGTAGCGATCGCGACAATTTAATCCTGGAGATGGATGGAGATTGAGGTTTCGATAGCAGAAACTAATAATTGAAATTAGATTTTTTCAGTCAATGAGAATACAGACTTTAAAGAAATACAGGATTTTTAGGAGCGACTGATATAATTGGAAGGGGGGCTTGCTACGGAGGCTGGATTAGTTAATGCCTCACTTTTGTTTTGCAAGTAGCAGTTCTATCGCTTTCACCTGTAATAAATTAACTAACAACGACTTGAGCCAGTGTTCCTGATTCTTTTGGGTTCCCAATTATTTGTGAAACAGCCAAGGTTGTTATGCCTACATTTCGTCAACATCTAGGGAAGCTAATCTGTGGGTCGCCTAATATGAGTTTGGTAGAACAGTAATCTGACCAAATTCAAAGCGGAGGAACCAATTTTTGGGGCGAATCTCAAACACCCGTCTGAGAAAGACACCTTCCAGTCTTAGCCCGTCAGCTAACTCCGTCGGCATTGGGAGGATGACTCAGTGTTTAACTCTGAGTTTCCTAAACTAACTCGATCGTTTGCGATCGGGACAACTCCCTCACCCACCTCTCGCTTTTGTAGTTAAGAGAGGTTGCACTCATGAACATTCATTCGATGCTGGTACGGCTCCAAGGAACGCTCGGACGTACTGATCTTGTCCAGAAAATGGTTTTAATTCCTGCAAAAGCCCCAAGCGGTGCAGCAGATTCGGGAATTAATCTTGTCGTTGGTTACTCAAATTCACCTAGGAGCCAGACCGCATTGGATTTGACGCTCTGGATCGCTCATCAAACTCGCTTAGCAACCGGAAAACAAGTCACGGTTCAAGTGGTATACGTGGTTGAAGACGGCATGATGAAGCGGATTCCAGTGTTTGAATCGGGCGCAAAGCGTAAAGCCGCAGCAAAAGCCGAAGGCGAATGGCGTACCAGTCGAACGGCGATCGCGGAGCTAGAAACCGCGACAAAAGCGCAGTTCGGTGCGGCAGAATTGTTTGAACAAGCCGATCGTATTCTGTGGAATGCTCGATGTATGGCGGAAGAGTGGCGCGGGTCGCTCAAAACGCATCTGCGGTTTGGTGTGGTTGCGAAAGAGCTAAAAGAGGTTGTGGCGGCGGAAAGCGCATCGCTGCTGATTCTGGGCTGTGATGCCCCGGATCATCCCTTGGTGAAGCAACTGGGCAAGTCGTTCCCCTGTCCTGTGTTGGGGATTCCGTCGGTATTAGAAGGCGAATAAAAAAGTGCAGCAGATCGTCGATCTGCTGCGATCTAGATTTTAGAGGGGCGATCGTCCTGTAATTAGCATTCGATAGCCAAGCGCGATCGAAATGAACGAAGCCAAAAACTGCCAAAGACTCGTGGGATTCAGAACGGCTCGGCTGTTGAAGAAAACGAAGGTGATTCCGAGAGTTATCGGTATCCAGCCTAGCTTGCGATCGCGTCTTGGAAGAAAGATCAGCATCAAGACTCCAGCAACCAAGGCTGCAATAGAAGCGTTTGCTGCAATTCCCTGCCACCAATAGCCATAACCGCCAGTGGTGAAAATGATTTTTTGCCCCAAGAAGTAGATTCCAAGAATAATCAGACCTAAACCGAATAGCCGCAAGAAAGTACGCATACCAGCAGCGTGAGAGACGATAGGCTAAGACTTCCCACACTGCTGGTTAGAATTTTGGCTGGTTAAGATTTGGGTTGCAAAACGAGCTGACGCAGTTGAATCCGAAAGCCAGCATCTAAATATTTTTCTTGCAGCGATCGCCATTCTTTCCAAGCGATTGCCATTCTTTGATCGAGCCGACCTGAGAAAGTGGGGCAAAGTTTCTCGATCGAATCATTCAAATGTTTGTTCAGAAAAGATTGCAATATAACGCTGTCTTGAATCTGTCCTAAAACTTCTTGAATTTGCTTAAATTCATCCACCTGAAACTCGTATCCTTTGCCATAGAAATCGGTGAATAGCTCAGTTTGATAGCGCAATCGCTTCATCTGCTTGCGTAAATCGTGCAGAAGTTCGTCTTGCTTTAGCTGCTCTCGAATAGATTCAGGCGTAATGGGTGCAAAGACTTTTCGATCAGGCTCGGACTCGAATTCAACGCCGATCAGCCAAGCGGGATGTAGCAAAATGCCGCTAATCAAGGGCAAGAGAATATCAGGCAAAACTTCTCGAATGGGCAACTGGGCGATCGCGCTGAACTGCGGCCATGCTAACCAATCCTCCATGCTTTGCTTGAATGCCTCGTATTTTTTGGACTCCAAGGTTTTTTGCAGTTGATCAAAATCTCGCGATCGCTGCTGCTGCAATTTTTTGAGCGATCCCTTTAAAGTGTCCTGCTCACGCGCAGGAAGGCTGGTATGCGAAGTGAGTTCAAGCTGAAGCACATCTAGATCGCGTACCGCTCCCAGCACTTGAGCAAATTTGCGAATTCTCGCTTCGCTGGCGGCTTCGGGCAAGTCTGCGGCGAACCCAAACACCTGAATTGCAGTTCTCAGTCGTCTTAACCCCACTCGCATTTGATGGAGTGCTTCTGGGTCTCGATCGGCTAAAACGTCCTCTTCGTGCTTGATCGCTTTACGGAAATGCTTTTCGATCGCGCGATGACCATAATAGCTTAGAGCTTCTTGGGGTAATCTTATTTGAAAATTCATAACGAGTTCTCATAACAGGTTTACCAGTCATCTTGAATTTTGTATTAGCTCAAATCTAGAAACCTCTAGCTTTAGTTTATGATTTGCAGGCAGAATGCAAAAATTAGCGCAAAAAAAGTATAAAAAATACTGACTTGCTCAAACTATAAAAGTAGAAATCACCTGGAAAGAAAATGAAACGCATTGTATTTTGCGACTTTGACGGCACGATTACCCAGGCAGAAACCTTTGTCGCAATGCTGAGAGAATTTACACCTGTATTATCAGAGCGTTTACTTCCAGAAATTTATGCGAAACGTCTGACTTTACGGGATGGAGTCCGAAAGTTTATTCAATCGATTCCATCAGCGCGATATGGAGACATCATCGAGTTCACGCGATCGCAGCCGATTCGCCCTGGTTTATTAGAACTGCTTGATTTTCTTGAGTCGAGGGAGATTCCTTTTGTCGTGATTTCTGGCGGTTTAATGGGAATGGTTGAATCTGTGCTTAATCCGCTCCGCCATCGAATTTATGCGATTCATGCAATGGAAGTCGATACGAGAGAACAGTTTTTACAGGTTCATTCTGCTTACGAAAGTGAGACAGAAATTGTGGCAAAAGCACAAATTATGGCGAAATATAACGCGGATCAATCGATTGCGATCGGGGATTCGATTACCGACTTAAATCTCGCTTTAGCTGCCGAAGTTGTGTTTGCGCGTCCGCCGCTCACTCGGTATTTAGAAGAACGCAATAAAGCCTTTATTCCCTGGAGTGATTTCTTTGAGGTTCAAGATTATTTGCGAGATCATGTTTTAGGTGGTTCCTTTGAACAATCCCTGCGGACGCACTAACAGCACAATCACCATAATTAACAATGCAAATCCAAGTTTGTATTGGGCTGTAAATAAGCGAGTTGCGATAATAAATCCAGCGATCGGATTTGAAGCAAATGGCGCTAACAAATCAGTCAATCCGCCTCCGACTTCTTGTGCAATGCCGATAATTAATCCACCCGCGATCGCGCCGTAGGGATTACCAATTCCCCCTAGAATCACCGACGCAAATAGCGGCAGAATTAGGAACCAGCCCATATTCGGGCGCACGGCTTCCACTAATCCCAACATACTGCCGCCTAATGCTGTCAAACTTCCGGCGATTACCCAAGTCCAAATCACGACGCGATCGACATTAATTCCTGTTGTTCGGGCTAGATCTAAATCGTCTGCCACTGCCCGCATCGCTTTACCAATTTTGGTGTTTTGCAACAGGTAATGTAATCCAGCGATCGCCGCGATCGCTAACAGGATCACCAATATTTTATTAAACGGAATATTGATTCCAAAAATAGATAAGGCGCGAAGCACAGGAAGGTCATACCGTTGATTGCCGCCGCCCCAAATCAAGATAATGCCATTGCGAATAAACAAGGCAAGCCCGATCGAAATAATAATCAGCGTGGTTGGGGTTGCTCGTTTTTTTCGCATCGGCGACCAGAGCAGTTTTTCGCTCAGTAGAGTCACTCCAACCGTGACGATCGCAGAGAGGAACATCGATACCCAAATATTGATACCGATCGCATTAAACAGCAGTGTAAAATAAGCGCCCAGCGTCATGAAATCACCGTGAGCGAAATTTGAGAGTCGCAGAATTCCGTAAGTTAGGGTTAATCCCACCGCCGAGAGCGCGATTATGCTCCCGACAGAAATTCCATTGACAACTAACTGCACGAACTGAGCAAAAAAGGCATCCATGCGCGGCACTTGATCACGATATCGCTTGATTGTGCCTGAAGTGGGGAAGTTTGGGAAGAGATCCGAAATTTTGCCAATAAAAAAGCAGTCCCTACCCGGTTTGGACTGCCCTTGTGTTAGACGATGAGCTTCTCAATCTGTATATATCATGCCGCCTCTGGGCGAACTACACATCAGCCTAAAGGATGATGTAAATCAGCATTTACGAAAGGAGTTTGCCGCTGCAATTGCGATCGCTGCGGGATAGATCCGATGTTCTTCTGCATGAATTCGAGCTTGCAAAGTTTCGATCGTATCTTCTGCAAGTACCGGAACCGCCGCTTGAATGATAATGTCGCCGCTATCGACTTCTGGAACGACTAAATGAACGCTGCACCCTGCAATCTTCACGCCTGCTTCTAAAGCTTGCTCAACGGCGCGATTGCCCTTAAAGCTCGGCAACAAACTTGGATGAATGTTGAGAATACGATCGCGAAATGCCTCAATCAGAACTGGAGTCACAATCCGCATCCAACCCGCCATGATCACCCATTCCACTGAATGCTGCTTCAAGGCTTTGACGATCGCTTGATCTAAGTCCTCCCGACTAGCAAACTCCCGGTGATTCAGTAAGACGGCGGGAACGTTAAATCGGTTCGCTCGATCGACGACTTTTGCACCCGGATTGTTATAAATCACCACCTGAATATCTGCATTGAGATGCCCGTCTTGAATCGATTGCGCGATCGCTTCAAAGTTACTTCCGCTTCCCGATGCCATCACGCCAAGCTTGAGGCGCGGATGAGACGGAAATTCAGCGTGTTCAGGAGAAATCAGCGCAACCATGAGAACGATGATGAGAAAACAGCTTCTCAGTTTAGCGTAGGGGCTGCGATCGCTGGTAGAAACAATTTCTTAAAAGTTGATTGTTCATGTTAATTGATAGCCAGACCGATAAAATAACCCTAATTTGAACGATCGCCCTCATGCTCTTTGATTCCCTTCGCACCAAACCCCGATCAGATTCCGGATTCTCGCGCTTACTGGATCGAGAAGTGATCGCGGCTTGGGTTTTTCTCGCGCCTGCGTTGATTCTGCTTGGTGTGTTTGTGTTGTATCCGATCGCGTATCTGTGCTATCTCAGCTTCACTACGGGCAGCTTCACCCGATTGGGGGTGCGCTGGGTCGGATTACGGAATTATTGGCGATTGCTGCTGAGTCCTGATTTTTGGCAAGTATTGGGGAATACGGCTTACTTTACGATCGCAACCGTGATTCCCAGTTTGATCCTTCCCTTGGGCTTAGCGGTCTTGCTGAATCAATCAATTCTGTTTCGTGGATTGCTGAGAGCCGCTTACTTTATTCCATCGGTCACGTCGCTAGTTGCGGTTGGATTGGGGTTTCGCTGGCTCTTTCAAACCGATGGTGTAATCAATCAGTGGTTAAACGCGATTAATATTCCCGCAATTCCCTGGCTTCAGAGTACGGTTTGGGCGATGCCTGTGTTGATCTTGCTCAGCATCTGGAAGCAGATCGGATTTAATATGGTCGTGTTTCTGGCGGGATTGCAAACGATTCCAATCAATCGGTATGAAGCCGCAGAACTAGATGGGGCAAACGCTTGGCAGAAGTTTCGATATGTGACGCTGCCGGGATTGAGACCGACGATCGTCTTCGTTACCGTCACTACTGCAATTTTTACCTTACGAAGCTTCGAGCAAGTCTATGTAATCACGGGCGGCGGCCCAATGAACTCCACCAACTTGCTCGTTTACTTCATCTACGATCAAGCCTTTGCTCAATTTGATTTTGGTTATGCAGCAGCGGCGGCAACATTGCTGTTACTAATCGCGTTGCTATTGGTGTATTGGCAAGTCCAAACACTGCGTGAAGCGGAGCGATCGAGCGATGATTAAGCATCCGGGAAGGTTTGCTGAAACTCCTCGATCAGAATATCCATCTCCTCAAGCGCCTGATTCACGTCAATCCGCAACGCGCCCAGATTCGGCTGTTCCATCAGCTTCAATAGAGATTCGCGCTTGCTTTCGATCAGCTTAATCCGTTCTTTAATCGTTTCCGCGTCCATGTTGAGCATTCCTCCAGGTCGATCGAGCTTATGTATGACTGAATGTTAAGCTACTCTCAATTCTAGTCAGATTTCCTCAAAACTGAGCAAAGTCGCATCAATTAAGGCTTTCTGTACTTCTGTCTTTCGACAGATGAAATTTATTTAAAAGTTCACACCAGAACTTCACAAAATTTGTGAGCAAGGGTTCGATCTACGAGTAAAGTAATGTGTACTCCTCCACTAGATTAGACCCGAAGAGTTAAGTATGGGTAGAAAAAATCATCCCCCGGCTTGGATTGTTGTATTGGTTTGCAGTGCGGCTGGCGTTGTATTAGGCGGTTCGGCAAGCTGGGCAGAAAGCAATCAGTGTCTGCAAGATAAGGTCGTGACTAATCAATGCTTGACCCAAGATCCTGTGAGAAAGACGGGCGAAGGCATGATGGCAGGAATGGTAGCGGGTGCGGGTGCGGCAGTCGGCGCAACTTGGAGCCAACGAAAGCGCGATTCTTAACTCAACTGCACCACGGGTTGATCCTCGACTAACGTTCGCGCTGTTAACAAATCCTCAACCGTGATTTTGAGGAAGCGATCGCTATCCACCTGAAATTGCACTTTAATGCGATCGCTTCCCGGCACTCCTGGCGGGTCAAGCTCTGCAATACTGCGCGACCCCTCTCGATCGTTTAATGCCTGCACCGGAGCCTGGGAACTGGTGAGATTTCGAGTGACTAAGCGATCGCCATCAAAATACACCTCGGTCTGAACTGTTTCTGCGCCCATTTCACCGATGACGAGTTCGATGCTGGGTTGACTGTCGATCGACGCACCCAACACTAACTCAACGGGCTTCTCCATCGGATAAGGCTGTCCCGCTTTAACTAAGGGATGCCAGTTGTGGCAATTTTGCCTGCGATCCCAATAGCGAATGCCGTAACCGTGGTAGAGAAAGTCTTTAAGCTGTACGCCTTGACTCAGCTGAAGTGCGCCTTGAGCGATCGCTTCAAACGGCTTTTCACATCGAATCAAGCTTTCGTCAAAATACTGCCGCACCCAGTTGTGAACGGCTGGAATTTGAACCGTTCCACCCACTAATAAAACGGCATCAATATCACTTGTTGCCAACCCTTGACGGCGAGCTTGTTGCAGCACTTGTTCCATTGACTCATCAAGCTGAGTGAAAAATCCGCGATCGCTCAAAATCTGCTCAAACTGCGATCGGGTGAGCGATAAGTCATAGCTTTCAAACGTTTCGTCGTTGAAGAACACTTCTTGCGCTTGAGTAGAAAGAGAAAGCTGAATCTTCAGGCGTTCTGCAAGTCTTGCAATTAAGGGTGTTGCCGTGAGTCCCTGAGTTTTGACAAAATGATCCACGACCCAATTATCTAAATCTGAGCCGCCTAAATTCTGTCCCGCTTTAGCAATCACTCTAGCAATCCTTGCTTTTTGTCCTGACTGTTCCTTAAATGATTTCTGCCCCCATTTCAGAATGAATCCCAACGGTTTCGATTGAGAGATCTCGTTCACGTTGATTTGAACGATCGATAAATCCAGTGTGCCGCCACCAAAATCAACCACTAATAACGTTTGTCGATCGCTTAATCCATATCCCAATGCCGCCGCAGTCGGTTCATCAATCATTCTCACCTGATTGATATCTAGCGATTCGCAAATCTGCCCCAACCACAATCGATACGCCTCGAAACTATCAACCGGAACCGTAAACACGATCGACTCTGCAATCTCTGGATCAGTCGTTTTGAGTTGGTTGATCATTTGCGTCAGAAACCACTCGCCAACCTGCTCAAATCGAACGGTTTTTCCGTCTAATTCCGGTAAAAATCCCTGTACATCTGTCCCAATTCCACGCTTAAAGTTGCGGAAAAATCGCGCATCGCTGCTGATATCTAACGCCCGATCGCGCACCTGCTGACCGATCACAACTTTTCCCTGCGCTGCATTCTCCACGTACATCAAACTTGGGATCAAAGGTGGATTTTGGGCAAGGCGCTGCGAAATTCCAGGAAGAGAAAGGGTTTCTGGCTGTTGGGTCGCTGCATTCCATCGGGTGATCACAGTGTTACTGGTTCCGAAGTCGATCGCGTAAGGCATTCTGGCGCTAGGTAGATTGACGTGAATCAGGTATACCAATTCACCAAACCATAAGAGATGTCTCTAAAGCAAGATTTTGCCGATGTTTTCAATCCTGAACTTCACGCTCTCTTAAAGTCAGAGAATCGTAATGTATATCCGGGGAATAATGGCAAGAGTTTATAATATTTTTTAACATAGACAGCAGCATGAACCCACTCCCACCCCTTAGAGCGCATTATGATTCGTCAACCCTCTCCTGAACTGGCTACGTTCCTTTCAAGGCTGCGATCGGGAATTTGGATCTTCGGCATTTCCTCCTGGCTGTTTGGCATTACCGATCGCTCGATCGCCGCGTTAATGGACGGCTATCTCTCTGCATTAGATATCGCCCAACTCTTTACCGCTTCATTCTTCTTTGTTGGCTGGCTGTTTCTCAAGCCCGCTAAACTGTTCTGAAATGGCAGATTCTACCAAGGGTAATGCGATTACAAAGGTTGCCCCTTGCCTTTCTCCCTCGCTTTCGGCGCGCACCGTTCCACCCTGCAACTCAGCGAGGTGGCGCGCGATCGCGAGTCCCAATCCGAGTCCCCCGAACTGCCGGGTACTGCTTCCATCTGCCTGTTTAAAGTGATCAAACACATACGGCAGAAACTCAGGGGCGATGCCTACCCCATTATCCCGAACTGTAATTTCGGCTGTCCGTGATTGAGCACTTTCGTTCTGGGATAGTGCAACTTCAACTCGTCCGTTTTCTGCTGTAAATTTGATGGCATTAGAAAGTAGATTCCAGACAATTTGTTGAAGTCGATTGGAGTCTCCCGAAACCCTGTATGGCACATCAGGACTAATAAATTGAATTGAGATTTTTTTCGCTTCTGCGGAAAGTTGAACGGTGTCGATCGCCGATAGAATTGAATTCCGTAAATCTACAGGCTCACTTTTTAGTACCAGCTTACCCTTCAAAATTCGCGATATATCTAATAAATCGTCAATCAAGTTAATCTGAATCTTTGCATTCCGTTCAATAATATCTAAAGCGCGATCGGCAACTGATGAATCAAACTTGCGTTGACGCAGCAACTGTACCCAGCCCAAGATTGGATTCAATGGTGTTCGTA
This genomic window from Cyanobacteria bacterium FACHB-DQ100 contains:
- a CDS encoding DMT family transporter → MSFFLQFRGELAALAAALIWACGSIVYTGVGRQITPLALNFTKGWIAIVLLGLTFLFTGQSFPAIDPASFFLLFLSGVIGIGFGDTAYFKALNCIGARRTLLFETLAPPLSAILALIFLQERLSVSAWLGIGLTIAGVVWVILERVSDRHENFRPLQGSLYGLLAAIGQAAGAVLSRSALIHTDIDSLWSTLIRLIGGTIALLIWILLQRQISETIKPLKDRRLLAVIAGTAFISTYLGIWLQQTSLKFATTGIAQALSSTSPLFVLPISWAMGDRISLRSFFGVLISLLGVALLFHR
- a CDS encoding universal stress protein; the protein is MLVRLQGTLGRTDLVQKMVLIPAKAPSGAADSGINLVVGYSNSPRSQTALDLTLWIAHQTRLATGKQVTVQVVYVVEDGMMKRIPVFESGAKRKAAAKAEGEWRTSRTAIAELETATKAQFGAAELFEQADRILWNARCMAEEWRGSLKTHLRFGVVAKELKEVVAAESASLLILGCDAPDHPLVKQLGKSFPCPVLGIPSVLEGE
- a CDS encoding CHAD domain-containing protein, with amino-acid sequence MNFQIRLPQEALSYYGHRAIEKHFRKAIKHEEDVLADRDPEALHQMRVGLRRLRTAIQVFGFAADLPEAASEARIRKFAQVLGAVRDLDVLQLELTSHTSLPAREQDTLKGSLKKLQQQRSRDFDQLQKTLESKKYEAFKQSMEDWLAWPQFSAIAQLPIREVLPDILLPLISGILLHPAWLIGVEFESEPDRKVFAPITPESIREQLKQDELLHDLRKQMKRLRYQTELFTDFYGKGYEFQVDEFKQIQEVLGQIQDSVILQSFLNKHLNDSIEKLCPTFSGRLDQRMAIAWKEWRSLQEKYLDAGFRIQLRQLVLQPKS
- a CDS encoding HAD-IB family phosphatase: MKRIVFCDFDGTITQAETFVAMLREFTPVLSERLLPEIYAKRLTLRDGVRKFIQSIPSARYGDIIEFTRSQPIRPGLLELLDFLESREIPFVVISGGLMGMVESVLNPLRHRIYAIHAMEVDTREQFLQVHSAYESETEIVAKAQIMAKYNADQSIAIGDSITDLNLALAAEVVFARPPLTRYLEERNKAFIPWSDFFEVQDYLRDHVLGGSFEQSLRTH
- a CDS encoding branched-chain amino acid ABC transporter permease; the encoded protein is MDAFFAQFVQLVVNGISVGSIIALSAVGLTLTYGILRLSNFAHGDFMTLGAYFTLLFNAIGINIWVSMFLSAIVTVGVTLLSEKLLWSPMRKKRATPTTLIIISIGLALFIRNGIILIWGGGNQRYDLPVLRALSIFGINIPFNKILVILLAIAAIAGLHYLLQNTKIGKAMRAVADDLDLARTTGINVDRVVIWTWVIAGSLTALGGSMLGLVEAVRPNMGWFLILPLFASVILGGIGNPYGAIAGGLIIGIAQEVGGGLTDLLAPFASNPIAGFIIATRLFTAQYKLGFALLIMVIVLLVRPQGLFKGTT
- a CDS encoding phosphoribosylglycinamide formyltransferase codes for the protein MVALISPEHAEFPSHPRLKLGVMASGSGSNFEAIAQSIQDGHLNADIQVVIYNNPGAKVVDRANRFNVPAVLLNHREFASREDLDQAIVKALKQHSVEWVIMAGWMRIVTPVLIEAFRDRILNIHPSLLPSFKGNRAVEQALEAGVKIAGCSVHLVVPEVDSGDIIIQAAVPVLAEDTIETLQARIHAEEHRIYPAAIAIAAANSFRKC
- a CDS encoding sugar ABC transporter permease gives rise to the protein MLFDSLRTKPRSDSGFSRLLDREVIAAWVFLAPALILLGVFVLYPIAYLCYLSFTTGSFTRLGVRWVGLRNYWRLLLSPDFWQVLGNTAYFTIATVIPSLILPLGLAVLLNQSILFRGLLRAAYFIPSVTSLVAVGLGFRWLFQTDGVINQWLNAINIPAIPWLQSTVWAMPVLILLSIWKQIGFNMVVFLAGLQTIPINRYEAAELDGANAWQKFRYVTLPGLRPTIVFVTVTTAIFTLRSFEQVYVITGGGPMNSTNLLVYFIYDQAFAQFDFGYAAAAATLLLLIALLLVYWQVQTLREAERSSDD
- a CDS encoding Hsp70 family protein; the protein is MPYAIDFGTSNTVITRWNAATQQPETLSLPGISQRLAQNPPLIPSLMYVENAAQGKVVIGQQVRDRALDISSDARFFRNFKRGIGTDVQGFLPELDGKTVRFEQVGEWFLTQMINQLKTTDPEIAESIVFTVPVDSFEAYRLWLGQICESLDINQVRMIDEPTAAALGYGLSDRQTLLVVDFGGGTLDLSIVQINVNEISQSKPLGFILKWGQKSFKEQSGQKARIARVIAKAGQNLGGSDLDNWVVDHFVKTQGLTATPLIARLAERLKIQLSLSTQAQEVFFNDETFESYDLSLTRSQFEQILSDRGFFTQLDESMEQVLQQARRQGLATSDIDAVLLVGGTVQIPAVHNWVRQYFDESLIRCEKPFEAIAQGALQLSQGVQLKDFLYHGYGIRYWDRRQNCHNWHPLVKAGQPYPMEKPVELVLGASIDSQPSIELVIGEMGAETVQTEVYFDGDRLVTRNLTSSQAPVQALNDREGSRSIAELDPPGVPGSDRIKVQFQVDSDRFLKITVEDLLTARTLVEDQPVVQLS